The following proteins are co-located in the Aurantiacibacter atlanticus genome:
- a CDS encoding TadE/TadG family type IV pilus assembly protein: protein MSKLNRLKRSVRGLVRPLADDTTGVAMVEFAFVAPLILTLGLGGMELANLAATHMRISQTAMQVADNASRIGDRNALAAERIFETDIYDLLIGAKILAGSRAELFEKGRVIISSLEQNDDGGQWIHWQRCMGKLNKTSAYGPSGAGESGDSFDGMGIAGEELTAPENGAVMYVEIFYTYKPIVSSQFASQFVNDELEIRSEAAFTVRGSRDLSGVNESNGVAPATCDKLEAI from the coding sequence ATGAGCAAACTCAATCGCCTTAAACGCTCAGTGCGCGGTCTTGTTCGTCCGCTGGCCGATGACACCACCGGTGTTGCGATGGTCGAATTTGCTTTCGTGGCTCCGCTCATCCTGACGCTGGGTCTTGGCGGAATGGAACTGGCAAATCTGGCGGCTACGCATATGCGTATCAGTCAAACTGCTATGCAAGTAGCAGATAACGCCTCGCGCATTGGTGACAGAAACGCGCTGGCGGCAGAGAGAATCTTTGAAACCGACATCTATGATTTGCTGATCGGCGCAAAAATTCTCGCCGGTTCGAGGGCCGAGCTTTTCGAAAAAGGCCGCGTGATTATCAGCAGCCTGGAACAAAATGATGATGGCGGCCAATGGATACACTGGCAGCGCTGCATGGGGAAGCTCAACAAAACGTCTGCATATGGCCCAAGCGGCGCCGGAGAAAGCGGCGATTCATTTGATGGAATGGGTATTGCAGGCGAGGAATTGACCGCGCCAGAAAATGGCGCAGTCATGTATGTCGAGATCTTCTATACATACAAACCCATCGTTAGCTCTCAGTTCGCCAGCCAATTCGTAAATGATGAGCTCGAGATCCGGAGTGAAGCGGCCTTCACCGTGCGCGGTTCTCGCGACCTATCCGGTGTAAACGAATCGAATGGCGTGGCCCCCGCCACCTGCGATAAGTTGGAGGCGATCTGA
- a CDS encoding TadE/TadG family type IV pilus assembly protein — MNAKTSRRTKLFGHNEDGAAIVEFALIAPVFLLMVVGIFDFGFQLYAQSVVNGAMQAAGRDSTLEPGGPTPAQLDNSVSSRVHYVIPSATIEFTRTNYEDFRDVSQPERFDDTNGDGECNDGEPFEDLNGNGSFDLDRGRDGQGGADDAVLYVASATYDRMFPLSGMMGIPKSVTLSGATVLRNQPFADQGERNPVEGNCA, encoded by the coding sequence ATGAACGCGAAGACATCCCGCAGGACAAAACTGTTCGGGCACAATGAAGATGGAGCCGCGATTGTTGAATTCGCACTGATCGCGCCGGTCTTTCTGCTGATGGTTGTTGGAATATTCGATTTCGGCTTTCAGCTTTATGCCCAATCAGTGGTGAATGGCGCGATGCAGGCTGCGGGCCGGGATTCGACATTAGAGCCCGGCGGCCCCACACCGGCGCAATTGGACAATAGTGTCTCCTCGCGGGTCCATTACGTTATCCCTTCAGCGACAATCGAATTTACCCGTACCAATTACGAAGATTTCCGGGATGTTTCCCAACCCGAACGTTTCGATGACACGAATGGTGATGGGGAATGCAATGATGGTGAGCCGTTCGAAGACCTGAACGGAAATGGTAGTTTCGATCTGGATCGTGGCAGAGACGGTCAGGGCGGCGCTGATGACGCGGTTCTCTACGTTGCCTCGGCGACTTACGATCGCATGTTTCCCCTTTCAGGTATGATGGGAATTCCCAAAAGCGTTACCCTCTCCGGCGCTACCGTGCTGCGGAACCAGCCATTCGCCGATCAGGGAGAACGCAACCCCGTAGAAGGAAATTGCGCATGA